A single genomic interval of Ictalurus furcatus strain D&B chromosome 20, Billie_1.0, whole genome shotgun sequence harbors:
- the gpr35b gene encoding G-protein coupled receptor 55, with protein sequence MMVFNCSLVPNGPEAGLIIFQRVAYTPVFILGIILNASALWCFMRIPQWTDTHIYMLNLLLADLILALFLPFRIFETYCPMKPMPLCTFLICVHYINMYASIFIITAISIHRYVAIRFPMQNKTSHASEVRRRRITSGICALIWVTVITLSTTFMKDMYPERLETCYELKEHDKMSLSFLLVLEILGYLLPIVTIMTCSAHVVWTVLKSLKDIRQHTEEEIINQRKRVVAIITANMIVFIVCFTPIHVGYLLRHISVKNSHIFYDVSEWLATTNCCLDSVGYYFLLKKAYRDKM encoded by the coding sequence ATGATGGTGTTTAACTGCAGTTTGGTGCCGAATGGGCCTGAAGCGGGACTTATTATTTTCCAGCGTGTGGCCTACACACCTGTGTTCATTTTAGGCATCATCCTTAATGCCTCAGCCTTGTGGTGCTTCATGCGTATCCCCCAGTGGACAGACACTCACATCTACATGCTCAACCTCCTGCTCGCAGACCTCATACTGGCCCTTTTCCTGCCCTTTCGCATATTCGAAACCTACTGCCCTATGAAGCCGATGCCTCTCTGTACGTTCCTGATATGTGTCCATTACATCAACATGTATGCTAGCATCTTTATCATCACAGCCATAAGCATCCATCGTTATGTGGCCATCAGGTTCCCTATGCAGAACAAAACCTCACATGCCTCAGAGGTCAGGAGAAGGAGGATAACGAGTGGGATATGTGCTTTAATCTGGGTCACAGTCATAACACTCAGCACAACATTCATGAAAGATATGTATCCAGAGCGGCTAGAGACATGCTATGAGCTCAAAGAACATGATAAGATGAGCCTTAGCTTCTTATTGGTTCTGGAGATTCTTGGGTATCTTCTGCCGATAGTCACAATCATGACTTGTTCAGCTCACGTAGTCTGGACAGTGCTAAAGTCATTAAAGGACATCCGTCAGCACACAGAGGAGGAAATTATCAACCAAAGGAAACGAGTCGTGGCCATAATCACAGCAAACATGATTGTTTTCATTGTGTGCTTTACCCCGATCCATGTTGGTTATTTGCTGAGACACATTTCTGTGAAAAATAGTCATATCTTTTATGATGTCTCTGAGTGGTTAGCAACAACAAATTGCTGCCTGGATTCTGTGGGATATTACTTTTTGTTGAAAAAAGCTTACAGAGACAAGATGTAG